Proteins from one Arsenophonus apicola genomic window:
- a CDS encoding reverse transcriptase domain-containing protein — MITPNKTNFGIPQGSPISALLSNIYMLNFDIEMNNYVSLLGGVYFRYCDDMLFIVPSHEKNNVADEAQKRLLKLKVSLNTKKTEIRKFVATPSKIKCDKPLQYLGFIFDGDNIFLRSSSLSRYSDRMKRGVRLAKATMKRKNKIRKFKGLPKKELFKKKIYARYSHVGRRNFLTYGYRASRIMHSNSIRKQLKPLWERLQKEINK; from the coding sequence TTGATAACACCTAACAAAACTAATTTTGGAATCCCGCAAGGTTCACCAATTAGCGCTCTTTTATCGAATATATATATGCTTAACTTTGACATTGAAATGAATAATTATGTTTCATTATTAGGTGGTGTATATTTTAGATATTGTGATGATATGCTTTTTATTGTCCCTTCACATGAAAAAAATAATGTTGCTGACGAAGCCCAAAAAAGATTGCTCAAACTCAAAGTTTCACTTAATACCAAAAAAACAGAAATTAGAAAATTTGTAGCTACGCCATCTAAAATAAAATGTGATAAACCTCTGCAATACTTAGGGTTTATATTTGATGGTGATAATATTTTTCTGAGGTCATCATCTCTTTCACGTTACTCTGATAGGATGAAACGTGGAGTACGTCTTGCGAAAGCAACGATGAAACGTAAGAATAAAATCAGAAAATTTAAAGGATTGCCTAAAAAGGAACTATTCAAAAAAAAAATCTATGCCCGTTATTCTCATGTAGGTAGACGGAATTTTTTAACCTATGGATATAGAGCGTCTCGCATAATGCATTC